In Gossypium arboreum isolate Shixiya-1 chromosome 6, ASM2569848v2, whole genome shotgun sequence, the following are encoded in one genomic region:
- the LOC108484125 gene encoding serine/threonine-protein kinase EDR1-like: MPKMKHLLRKLHIGGGLNEHQRLTEMQPVVSSSPSTNSTGQETASSFSSSSASSVGSGTLGRIGAVESAGGDRTAGDEVDFNLLEEEFQMQLALAISASDPETAHIDAAKRFSGAGTFVELLSLRYWNYNVVNYDEKIVDGFYDVYGIASTLGLEGKMPSLVDLQAVSVLENVDYEVILVNRLLDPELQELEKRVYNIHVQSQALGHGLVLSDLIQKIAEIVVNRMGGLVADADEMLRMWTLRSYELRRSLNAIILPLGRLDVGLSRHRALLFKVLADRINLPCMLVKGSYYTGTDDGAVNLVRINNGSEYIIDLMGAPGTLIPAEVPSCQLLKSALDVRGFAGLTDASQGSCLVLDKEIGNLAVSAALEMGIKIGAKRAAEFASSQTNEDGKNLAGRAVPERFEQEFGKLLPSAPNSSDSFCDIYEKPSSVQKRKVKNVSKYVISAAKDPEFAQKLHAVLSESGASPPPDLFMDINSQDPGEQSIPEQVVKGTIVNAAASCNSNLLSSNEQYLVSNGMEALENTNSNMRQKQMAKHQRELETNVIKTNVASAASVEGFLLGNSANDWIRVRDSSFSANEFCQRQPENVLAMDEKLVNWTSGAGLNKESALELIKTTDNDLHLASSGRSEKIYPMLKEVSEWEIQWENLQIGERIGIGSYGEVYRADWNGTEVAVKKFLDQDFSGDALVQFKCEVEIMLRLRHPNVVLFMGAVTRSPHFSILTEFLPRGSLYKLLHRSNPQLDEKRRMRMALDVAKGMNYLHTSNPTIVHRDLKTPNLLVDKNWVVKVCDFGLSRMKHHTFLSSKSTAGTPEWMAPEILRNEPANEKCDVYSFGVVLWELVTLRIPWKGLNPMQVVGAVGFQNRRLEIPEDIDPMVAQIIRECWQTEPHLRPSFAQLMYQLRRLQRLYVERLNSTNQIIG; encoded by the exons ATGCCGAAAATGAAGCATTTATTAAGGAAACTCCATATCGGCGGCGGTTTAAATGAGCACCAACGGTTGACGGAGATGCAGCCCGTGGTCAGCTCAAGTCCGAGTACGAATTCAACGGGACAAGAAACGgcgtcttccttttcttcttcttcggcGTCTTCTGTTGGTTCAGGTACATTGGGGAGAATCGGGGCCGTTGAATCGGCCGGGGGAGATCGGACGGCTGGTGACGAGGTGGATTTTAATTTATTGGAAGAAGAGTTTCAGATGCAGTTGGCTTTGGCGATCAGTGCCTCGGATCCCGAGACGGCTCATATCGACGCTGCTAAAAGATTTAGCGGAGCCGGCACTTTCGTGGAGTTACTCTCGCTTCGTTATTGG AACTATAATGTTGTAAACTATGATGAAAAAATTGTGGATGGATTTTATGACGTGTATGGCATTGCCTCAACGCTTGGTCTGGAAGGGAAGATGCCATCTTTGGTTGATCTTCAAGCAGTATCAGTGTTAGAaaatgttgattatgaagtaattTTGGTTAACCGGTTGCTTGATCCTGAATTGCAAGAGCTTGAGAAAAGAGTGTACAACATACATGTGCAGTCCCAAGCTTTAGGCCATGGCCTGGTTTTGAGTGATTTAATTCAGAAAATCGCAGAAATAGTTGTTAACAGAATGGGTGGTCTGGTAGCTGATGCTGATGAAATGTTGAGAATGTGGACCTTGAGAAGTTATGAGTTACGGAGGTCTCTTAACGCTATCATTCTTCCATTGGGAAGACTTGATGTTGGACTTTCGCGCCACAGAGCACTGCTGTTTAAG GTTCTAGCTGATAGAATTAATCTCCCATGCATGCTGGTCAAGGGGAGCTATTACACTGGTACAGATGATGGAGCTGTGAACTTGGTTAGAATCAACAATGGAAG TGAATATATCATAGATCTGATGGGTGCTCCTGGCACATTAATTCCTGCTGAAGTACCAAGCTGTCAGCTCTTAAAGTCTGCACTGGATGTAAGGGGCTTTGCTGGTCTTACTGATGCCTCTCAAGGTTCATGTTTGGTACTTGACAAAGAAATTGGAAATTTGGCAGTTTCAGCTGCTCTAGAAATGGGCATTAAAATTGGTGCCAAGAGGGCAGCAGAATTTGCCAGCAGTCAGACAAATGAAGATGGGAAGAACCTTGCCGGAAGAGCTGTTCCTGAGAGATTTGAACAGGAGTTTGGAAAGCTTCTTCCCTCAGCACCTAACTCTAGTGATAGCTTTTGTGACATTTATGAAAAACCTTCTTCAGTGCAAAAAAGAAAGGTTAAAAATGTTTCGAAGTATGTTATTAGTGCAGCAAAGGACCCAGAGTTTGCTCAGAAATTACATGCTGTTTTATCGGAGAGTGGTGCATCACCTCCTCCAGATTTGTTCATGGATATTAATTCACAGGATCCTGGTGAACAAAGTATACCTGAACAAGTAGTGAAAGGGACAATTGTAAATGCTGCTGCTAGCTGCAATTCAAATTTGTTGTCAAGCAATGAGCAATATCTTGTATCCAATGGAATGGAGGCTTTGGAAAATACTAATTCCAATATGAGACAAAAGCAAATGGCTAAGCACCAAAGGGAGTtagaaactaatgtcataaaaacTAATGTTGCATCTGCTGCTTCAGTTGAGGGATTTCTTCTTGGTAATTCAGCTAATGATTGGATAAGAGTTCGTGATTCTTCCTTCTCTGCTAATGAGTTTTGCCAAAGACAGCCAGAAAATGTCTTGGCCATGGATGAGAAATTAGTTAATTGGACTTCTGGGGCTGGTTTAAATAAAGAATCTGCATTGGAATTGATCAAAACCACAGATAATGACTTGCATCTGGCTAGCAGTGGTCGAAGTGAGAAGATCTACCCTATGCTAAAAGAGGTTTCAGAATGGGAAATTCAATGGGAGAATCTTCAAATTGGTGAACGCATTGGCATTG GATCATACGGTGAGGTCTACCGAGCAGATTGGAATGGCACT GAGGTTGCTGTGAAGAAATTTTTAGATCAAGACTTCTCTGGCGATGCATTGGTTCAATTTAAATGTGAA GTTGAAATCATGTTAAGGCTGAGACATCCAAATGTTGTTCTTTTCATGGGAGCTGTAACTCGCTCTCCTCATTTCTCTATACTAACAGAGTTTCTCCCCAG AGGAAGTTTGTATAAGCTACTGCATCGATCCAATCCTCAACTTGATGAGAAAAGAAGAATGCGAATGGCTCTTGATGTG GCAAAAGGAATGAATTATTTGCACACAAGCAATCCTACTATAGTGCATCGAGATTTGAAAACACCAAACCTCCTTGTTGACAAGAACTGGGTCGTAAAG GTTTGTGATTTTGGGTTGTCACGCATGAAGCATCATACTTTCCTATCCTCAAAGTCCACTGCTGGAACG CCTGAATGGATGGCACCAGAAATTTTAAGGAATGAGCCGGCCAATGAGAA ATGTGATGTGTACAGTTTCGGTGTGGTATTATGGGAATTGGTTACTTTACGCATTCCCTGGAAAGGTTTGAATCCAATGCAAGTTGTTGGAGCTGTTGGATTCCAAAATCGACGCTTAGAAATTCCTGAAGACATTGATCCGATGGTTGCACAGATTATTCGAGAATGTTGGCAAAC GGAGCCACATCTACGACCATCATTTGCACAGCTCATGTACCAACTGCGACGACTTCAGCGTCTGTATGTTGAAAGACTAAACTCGACAAATCAAATTATAGGATGA